Proteins from a genomic interval of Gossypium hirsutum isolate 1008001.06 chromosome A09, Gossypium_hirsutum_v2.1, whole genome shotgun sequence:
- the LOC107890265 gene encoding dormancy-associated protein homolog 4, whose amino-acid sequence MGFLQKLWDETLAGPMPESGLGKLRKYDSFSVKRSSPAPDHYHDDYDYENNNNNNGKMMITRSITILRSNSGFRTMESGSAPGSPLGSSTPATPLSPGTPGGDLKRFMRGKSSAEG is encoded by the exons ATGGGGTTCCTGCAAAAACTATGGGACGAAACGCTAGCCGGACCGATGCCGGAAAGCGGCCTCGGAAAATTACGAAAGTACGATTCGTTTTCAGTGAAACGATCATCGCCTGCACCGGATCATTATCATGATGATTATGATTatgagaataataataataataatggtaagaTGATGATAACTAGGAGCATTACGATTCTTAGAAGCAACTCTGGTTTTAGAACTATGGAGTCAGGTTCGGCTCCCGGTTCTCCTCTTGGGTCTAGTACTCCTGCGACACCATTGTCAC CAGGGACACCAGGTGGGGATTTAAAGAGGTTCATGAGAGGAAAATCGTCAGCTGAAGGCTGA
- the LOC107890264 gene encoding 3-oxoacyl-[acyl-carrier-protein] synthase II, chloroplastic isoform X1, which yields MAAASSLSSLLVSSMALTSPIFQSHCLNNTTCKRGTTMAVSLQTANKPVIHQEKPTNKRRRVVVTGIGLVTALGEDPDVFYNNVLQGISGITEIEKFDTSQLPSKIGAELKSFSPEGFVSSKLAMRADNFMLYLITAGKKALADGGISDEVNGQLDKTRCGIIVGSAMGGLRIFYEWFENMLILSRRPNPFSVPMAGNNMGCAALAIELGWMGPNYIINAGCATSNHCILSAAGHIIDGITDMMLCGGSDAGVHPIGLAGFASCKALSKRDCDPTKASCPWDTNRDGIVLGDGAGVLLLEELEHAKRRGARIYAEFLGGSSSADAYHLTRPHPDGIVRCIEKALAKAGVAREDVNYINAHAPSTQVGDLIEFAALVRCFGNNMELKINSTKSMTGHLAGATGAVDAIATIKAIQTGWVHPNINLDNPDKAVDMNLLVGSKKERLNIKVALSNSFTLGGQNSSILFAPLQSE from the exons ATGGCCGCCGCTTCATCTCTGAGCTCTCTACTGGTTTCTTCCATGGCACTCACCTCTCCCATCTTTCAATCTCATTGCCTCAATAACACCACTTGCAAGAGAG GTACAACAATGGCGGTTTCCTTACAGACTGCAAACAAACCAGTGATACACCAAGAAAAGCCGACAAACAAGCGGCGGCGTGTCGTTGTGACGGGGATTGGCCTTGTAACGGCGCTCGGTGAGGATCCGGACGTGTTCTACAACAATGTTCTTCAAGGCATTAGTGGCATAACAGAGATTGAAAAATTCGACACTTCTCAGCTTCCATCT aaaattgGTGCTGAGCTTAAGTCATTCTCTCCGGAAGGTTTTGTTTCATCAAAGCTTGCAATGAGAGCTGATAACTTTATGCTTTACCTTATAACCGCCGGCAAAAAAGCCTTGGCCGACGGCGGGATTTCCGATGAAGTCAATGGACAGCTTGATAAAACTCGATGTGGGATTATTGTTGGCTCTGCAATGGGAGGTTTAAGG ATTTTCTACGAATGGTTTGAAAATATGTTAATTCTTTCAAGGAGGCCAAATCCATTTAGTGTGCCTATGGCAGGAAACAACATGGGTTGCGCAGCACTAGCAATTGAATTG gGTTGGATGGGTCCAAACTACATAATTAACGCAGGTTGTGCAACAAGCAATCATTGTATACTTAGTGCAGCTGGTCACATTATTGATGGAATAACT GACATGATGCTTTGTGGTGGTTCCGATGCCGGAGTTCATCCAATAG GTTTGGCAGGTTTCGCGTCATGCAAAGCTTTGTCTAAGAGGGACTGTGACCCGACCAAAGCTTCATGTCCTTGGGACACT aatcgTGATGGAATTGTCCTTGGAGATGGAGCTGGTGTTTTGCTCTTGGAAGAATTAGAACATGCCAAG CGAAGAGGTGCAAGAATTTATGCCGAGTTTTTGGGTGGAAGCTCTAGTGCCGATGCGTATCACTTGACTCGGCCGCATCCCGACG GTATAGTTCGTTGTATAGAGAAAGCATTGGCTAAAGCAGGAGTTGCTAGAGAAGATGTAAACTACATAAATGCACATGCTCCTTCTACACAAGttggggatttaattgaatttgcAGCCTTGGTCCGTTGTTTCGGCAACAATATGGAG TTGAAAATTAACTCAACAAAGTCCATGACTGGCCACCTAGCAGGGGCAACAGGTGCTGTGGATGCAATTGCTACAATTAAG GCAATACAAACTGGGTGGGTACATCCAAATATCAATCTTGATAATCCTGACAAGGCTGTG gACATGAATCTACTTGTTGGCTCAAAGAAGGAAAGGTTAAACATTAAGGTAGCATTGTCAAACTCCTTCACATTGGGTGGGCAAAATTCATCCATCTTATTTGCACCTTTACAAAGTGAATAA
- the LOC107890264 gene encoding 3-oxoacyl-[acyl-carrier-protein] synthase II, chloroplastic isoform X2, with the protein MAAASSLSSLLVSSMALTSPIFQSHCLNNTTCKRGTTMAVSLQTANKPVIHQEKPTNKRRRVVVTGIGLVTALGEDPDVFYNNVLQGISGITEIEKFDTSQLPSKIGAELKSFSPEGFVSSKLAMRADNFMLYLITAGKKALADGGISDEVNGQLDKTRCGIIVGSAMGGLRIFYEWFENMLILSRRPNPFSVPMAGNNMGCAALAIELGWMGPNYIINAGCATSNHCILSAAGHIIDGITDMMLCGGSDAGVHPIGLAGFASCKALSKRDCDPTKASCPWDTNRDGIVLGDGAGVLLLEELEHAKRRGARIYAEFLGGSSSADAYHLTRPHPDGIVRCIEKALAKAGVAREDVNYINAHAPSTQVGDLIEFAALVRCFGNNMELKINSTKSMTGHLAGATGAVDAIATIKDMNLLVGSKKERLNIKVALSNSFTLGGQNSSILFAPLQSE; encoded by the exons ATGGCCGCCGCTTCATCTCTGAGCTCTCTACTGGTTTCTTCCATGGCACTCACCTCTCCCATCTTTCAATCTCATTGCCTCAATAACACCACTTGCAAGAGAG GTACAACAATGGCGGTTTCCTTACAGACTGCAAACAAACCAGTGATACACCAAGAAAAGCCGACAAACAAGCGGCGGCGTGTCGTTGTGACGGGGATTGGCCTTGTAACGGCGCTCGGTGAGGATCCGGACGTGTTCTACAACAATGTTCTTCAAGGCATTAGTGGCATAACAGAGATTGAAAAATTCGACACTTCTCAGCTTCCATCT aaaattgGTGCTGAGCTTAAGTCATTCTCTCCGGAAGGTTTTGTTTCATCAAAGCTTGCAATGAGAGCTGATAACTTTATGCTTTACCTTATAACCGCCGGCAAAAAAGCCTTGGCCGACGGCGGGATTTCCGATGAAGTCAATGGACAGCTTGATAAAACTCGATGTGGGATTATTGTTGGCTCTGCAATGGGAGGTTTAAGG ATTTTCTACGAATGGTTTGAAAATATGTTAATTCTTTCAAGGAGGCCAAATCCATTTAGTGTGCCTATGGCAGGAAACAACATGGGTTGCGCAGCACTAGCAATTGAATTG gGTTGGATGGGTCCAAACTACATAATTAACGCAGGTTGTGCAACAAGCAATCATTGTATACTTAGTGCAGCTGGTCACATTATTGATGGAATAACT GACATGATGCTTTGTGGTGGTTCCGATGCCGGAGTTCATCCAATAG GTTTGGCAGGTTTCGCGTCATGCAAAGCTTTGTCTAAGAGGGACTGTGACCCGACCAAAGCTTCATGTCCTTGGGACACT aatcgTGATGGAATTGTCCTTGGAGATGGAGCTGGTGTTTTGCTCTTGGAAGAATTAGAACATGCCAAG CGAAGAGGTGCAAGAATTTATGCCGAGTTTTTGGGTGGAAGCTCTAGTGCCGATGCGTATCACTTGACTCGGCCGCATCCCGACG GTATAGTTCGTTGTATAGAGAAAGCATTGGCTAAAGCAGGAGTTGCTAGAGAAGATGTAAACTACATAAATGCACATGCTCCTTCTACACAAGttggggatttaattgaatttgcAGCCTTGGTCCGTTGTTTCGGCAACAATATGGAG TTGAAAATTAACTCAACAAAGTCCATGACTGGCCACCTAGCAGGGGCAACAGGTGCTGTGGATGCAATTGCTACAATTAAG gACATGAATCTACTTGTTGGCTCAAAGAAGGAAAGGTTAAACATTAAGGTAGCATTGTCAAACTCCTTCACATTGGGTGGGCAAAATTCATCCATCTTATTTGCACCTTTACAAAGTGAATAA
- the LOC107889030 gene encoding 1-phosphatidylinositol-3-phosphate 5-kinase FAB1B, with protein sequence MDATSKTISELVSLVKSWLPWRSEPDNVSRDFWMPDHICRVCYECDSQFTLFNRRHHCRLCGRVFCAKCTTNSVPAPLDDFSILQEEREQLRVCNYCFKQWEQGINAINDEVQELDEDISSSPSAASFMSTKSNYSSSYSLGSVPYLAHSRSIPSPRQLSSMNRSMDRSSKRITMTSDDLMMDVEDPSSNYELLSDRSDYDDDDDDDEYSIYLSDSESKHFSQDSGYCSPIGFDETSNDELHAFHPDSENNDSKNLSCSPIDHSLPSPCLEGISQIVKEDEPEVGDEGEMSSALYATEPVDFENNGLLWLPPEPQNEEDEREALLFDDDDDVDVTGDWGYMRSSSSFGSGESRIKDRSREEHKKAVKSIVDGHFRALVAQLLQVECLPVGDENDRESWLDIITALSWEAATLLKPDTSQGGGMDPGGYVKVKCIASGCRRESMVVKGVVCKKNVAHRRMNSKIEKPRLLILGGALEYQRVSNQLSSFDTLLKQEKDHLKMAVAKIHAHKPNILLVEKSVSRYAQEYLLEEDISLVLNIKRSLLERIARCTGAQIVPSVDHLSSQKLGYCEKFHVERFFEDLGSAGQRGKKLAKTLMYFEGCRKPLGFTILLRGENGDKLKKVKHVIQYGIFAAYHLALETSFLADEGASLPDSSFSSPITVTLLDKPPTIARSISTFPGFTVPVNETSQEPPHGSDLQRANSIPTLNLPFSVVNRALPKEAAQTCLSNGSSLPSPQSTTEKVNLDSFSKKTDTGPKESSTMGSFVNKSESATMSNHHVGLLNSSQQNSTVHIDQENCSTAVEIQSGLSEASSVHHDSQNCNNQSQEPKPIKEEFPPTPSDNQSILVSLSSRCAWKGTVCERSHLFRIKYYGSFDKPLGRFLRDHLFDQSYQCHCCDMPSEAHVHCYTHRQGTLTISVKKLTDVFLPGERVGKIWMWHRCLRCPRTYGFPPATLRVVMSDAAWGLSFGKFLELSFSNHAAASRVASCGHSLHRDCLRFYGFGRMVACFRYASIDVHSVYLPPPKLEFDYEIQEWIQKEKDKVVDRAEHLFSEVLKSLNQIAEKKISKGAPNSTVKSPESRNQISELEGILQKEKLEFEESLQKALNREVRKGQPVIDILELNWLRRQLLFQTYMWDHRLVFATNLENCRPQDNFSNLISGDEEKTVTDDEKLKDVDILEHGKGPECCDLSPVDEKLDRGSDQRELNGNADKSDVIQRELEVSGDLSLGIEEYGSLSASQSMYDQSDCEKPTATVRRVLSEGHFPVIEDLSDTLDAAWTGEIQQTVVLCKKDSCDLSDSAAAGTATERLNLENHSEGKIVPKALFSFSPSLSTRGSENLEDSISWLTMPFLSFYRSLNKNFLGSASKLDTFSEYDPVYVSSFRELEMQDGARLLLPLGVNDTVIPVYNDEPTSMISYALASPEYHFQVSNNGDRHKDSGDITTSVSADSSTLRSFLSVDELTFDPHQSFSSIDDGSGSRSLIMDPLSRTKALHVQVSFGDDGSADKVKYTVTCYYAKGFEALRRMCCPSELDYIRSLSRCKKWGAQGGKSNVFFAKTLDDRFIIKQVTKTELESFIKFAPGYFKYLSESISSRSPTCLAKILGIYQVATKHLKGGKETKIDVLAMENLLFRRTCTRLYDLKGSSRSRYNPDTSGSNKVLLDQNFIESMPTSPIFVGNKAKRLLERAVWNDTAFLASSDVMDYSLLVGIDEEKHELVLGIIDFMRQYTWDKHLETWVKASGILGGPRNAAPTVISPKQYKKRFRKAMSTYFLMIPDQWSFSTMPRKPGLDTGEENGQIRTSVK encoded by the exons ATGGATGCCACTAGCAAGACGATTTCTGAGCTAGTTAGTTTAGTTAAGTCATGGCTCCCTTGGCGATCCGAGCCTGATAATGTGTCGAGGGATTTTTGGATGCCTGATCATATCTGCAGGGTGTGCTATGAATGTGATTCTCAGTTCACATTATTTAACCGTAGACACCATTGCCGACTCTGTGGCCGAGTTTTCTGTGCCAAGTGTACAACAAACTCGGTTCCTGCGCCATTGGATGACTTCAGTATTCTCCAAGAAGAGAGGGAGCAACTTCGGGTATGTAATTATTGTTTCAAGCAATGGGAGCAGGGCATAAATGCTATCAATGATGAAGTGCAAGAGCTCGATGAGGATATTAGCTCTTCACCGTCAGCCGCTAGCTTTATGAGCACTAAATCTAATTATAGCAGTAGCTATAGTCTCGGCTCGGTTCCATATCTGGCTCATTCGAGATCTATTCCCAGCCCTCGTCAACTGTCTTCAATGAATCGAAGCATGGATAGATCCAGCAAGAGAATAACAATGACAAGTGATGATCTTATGATGGATGTAGAAGATCCATCTTCAAACTATGAACTTTTGTCAGACAG GAGTGATTatgatgatgacgacgacgaCGATGAATACAGCATATATCTGTCTGATTCCGAGTCAAAGCATTTCTCTCAAGATAGTGGCTATTGTAGTCCTATCGGCTTTGATGAGACGAGCAATGATGAGTTGCATGCATTTCATCCCGATAGTGAAAACAATGACTCAAAAAATTTAAGCTGTTCTCCAATTGACCATAGTCTCCCTTCACCGTGTTTAGAAGGAATATCACAGATTGTGAAGGAAGATGAACCCGAAGTTGGTGACGAAGGTGAAATGTCATCGGCTTTATATGCTACTGAGCCTGTAGATTTTGAGAATAATGGACTTCTTTGGCTCCCTCCTGAACCCCAAAACGAAGAAGACGAGAGGGAAGCTCTTCTGttcgatgatgatgatgatgtggATGTTACAGGAGATTGGGGATACATGCGCAGCTCGAGTAGCTTCGGAAGTGGGGAGTCTCGGATTAAAGATAGATCGAGAGAAGAGCACAAGAAAGCGGTGAAGAGTATAGTTGATGGACATTTCCGGGCTTTGGTAGCTCAACTTTTACAAGTCGAGTGCCTTCCTGTGGGTGATGAAAATGACAGGGAGAGCTGGTTGGATATCATCACTGCTCTTTCATGGGAAGCTGCCACGCTTTTGAAGCCTGATACGAGCCAAGGGGGAGGGATGGATCCCGGTGGATATGTTAAAGTGAAATGCATAGCTTCTGGTTGTCGTCGTGAGAG TATGGTTGTCAAAGGAGTTGTTTGCAAGAAAAATGTTGCTCATCGACGAATGAATTCAAAAATAGAGAAGCCTCGGTTGTTGATCCTTGGTGGAGCTCTCGAATACCAGCGGGTCTCCAACCAATTATCAAGTTTCGATACTTTGTTGAAGCAG GAAAAAGACCATTTGAAGATGGCTGTAGCGAAGATACATGCGCATAAACCAAATATCCTTCTGGTAGAGAAATCAGTTTCTCGGTATGCCCAGGAATATCTCCTCGAGGAAGACATATCACTTGTTCTAAATATCAAAAGGTCATTGTTAGAACGCATTGCTCGATGCACTGGTGCTCAAATAGTCCCTTCAGTCGACCATCTCTCTTCTCAGAAACTAGGTTACTGTGAAAAATTTCATGTCGAGAGGTTCTTTGAAGATCTTGGCTCTGCCGGACAAAGAGGGAAGAAATTGGCGAAGACGTTAATGTATTTTGAAGGCTGCCGAAAGCCATTGGGTTTCACT ATATTACTTCGGGGTGAAAATGGAGATAAATTGAAGAAAGTCAAGCATGTTATCCAATATGGAATTTTTGCCGCTTATCACTTGGCTCTGGAGACATCATTTCTTGCCGATGAAGGAGCCTCTCTTCCAGATTCCTCTTTTAGCTCTCCCATTACGGTGACACTTCTTGATAAACCACCAACTATTGCGAGGTCCATATCAACATTTCCTGGTTTCACTGTTCCGGTCAATGAAACATCCCAGGAACCTCCACATGGTAGTGATCTGCAAAGAGCTAACAGTATTCCCACTTTAAATCTTCCGTTCTCGGTTGTTAATCGTGCTTTGCCAAAAGAAGCTGCACAAACTTGTTTATCTAATGGTTCTAGCCTGCCATCTCCACAATCCACTACCGAGAAAGTTAATTTAGATTCCTTTTCCAAGAAAACTGATACTGGTCCCAAAGAATCGTCGACTATGGGATCTTTTGTTAACAAAAGTGAGTCAGCCACTATGAGTAATCATCATGTCGGGCTGTTAAATTCTTCACAACAAAATTCTACAGTACACATTGACCAAGAGAATTGTAGCACAgcagttgaaattcaatctggtCTTTCGGAGGCATCATCGGTGCATCATGATAGTCAAAACTGTAATAACCAATCCCAGGAGCCaaaaccaataaaagaagaattTCCTCCAACACCCTCGGACAATCAGAGCATTTTGGTTTCTTTATCATCACGATGTGCATGGAAAGGGACTGTCTGCGAAAGATCCCATCTGTTTCGGATCAAATACTACGGCAGTTTCGATAAACCTTTGGGTCGGTTTTTGCGGGATCATTTATTCGATCAG AGTTACCAATGCCATTGTTGTGACATGCCTTCAGAAGCTCACGTTCATTGCTATACTCATCGGCAAGGAACCCTCACCATATCCGTTAAAAAACTCACTGACGTTTTCCTACCTGGTGAAAGAGTTGGAAAGATTTGGATGTGGCATAGATGCCTGCGATGTCCAAGAACCTATGGTTTTCCTCCAGCTACACTGAGGGTGGTGATGTCCGATGCTGCTTGGGGTTTATCTTTCGGGAAGTTTTTGGAGCTTAGTTTTTCAAACCATGCTGCAGCAAGCCGGGTTGCAAGTTGCGGCCATTCTTTACATAGAGATTGTCTTCGTTTCTATGG ATTTGGGAGAATGGTTGCTTGCTTCCGGTATGCATCAATTGATGTACATTCGGTGTACCTTCCACCCCCAAAACTTGAGTTTGACTACGAGATTCAGGAGTGGATACAAAAGGAAAAAGATAAG GTGGTCGACCGGGCTGAGCATCTGTTTTCTGAAGTACTCAAATCCTTAAATCAAATAGCTGAAAAGAAAATCAGCAAAGGGGCACCTAATAGTACTGTGAAATCACCAGAATCGAGGAATCAAATTTCTGAACTAGAAGGGATATTACAAAAGGAGAAACTCGAGTTCGAG GAATCATTGCAAAAGGCTTTGAATAGGGAAGTAAGAAAAGGGCAGCCTGTTATCGACATTCTTGAACTTAATTGGTTGCGGCGGCAATTACTTTTCCAAACTTATATGTGGGACCATCGCCTGGTTTTTGCAACAAATTTAGAAAATTGCAGGCCGCAGGACAATTTCAGCAATTTGATTTCAGGAGACGAGGAGAAAACTGTAACTGATGATGAGAAGCTCAAAGATGTGGACATCTTGGAGCATGGAAAAGGCCCCGAATGCTGTGACTTGTCCCCTGTGGATGAAAAGCTTGATAGGGGATCTGACCAAAGAGAATTAAATGGCAATGCTGATAAGTCAGACGTGATCCAACGAGAACTGGAAGTAAGTGGAGATTTGAGTCTTGGAATTGAAGAGTATGGTAGTCTTTCTGCTAGTCAGAGCATGTATGACCAATCGGACTGTGAGAAACCTACTGCAACTGTTCGTCGAGTCCTATCTGAAGGCCACTTTCCTGTCATAGAAGACTTGTCTGATACCCTTGACGCTGCTTGGACCGGGGAAATTCAACAAACAGTTGTATTGTGTAAGAAAGATTCATGTGATCTTTCTGATTCTGCTGCTGCAGGCACAGCAACGGAGAGGTTGAATTTGGAAAACCATTCCGAAGGAAAGATCGTGCCGAaggctcttttttctttttcaccttCATTGTCCACTAGGGGTTCAGAAAATTTGGAAGACTCGATAAGCTGGTTAACGATGCCATTCTTAAGTTTCTACCGTTCATTGAACAAAAACTTCTTAGGAAGTGCTTCAAAGCTCGATACATTCAGCGAGTATGATCCAGTCTATGTTTCGTCATTTCGAGAGTTGGAAATGCAAGATGGGGCTAGACTGCTTTTACCTTTGGGTGTTAATGACACTGTTATTCCGGTTTATAATGATGAGCCCACGAGTATGATATCATATGCACTAGCATCACCTGAGTATCATTTTCAGGTAAGCAACAATGGGGATAGACATAAAGACAGTGGGGATATAACTACCTCTGTATCCGCAGATTCATCAACTCTTCGGTCTTTCCTTTCTGTTGATGAATTGACCTTTGATCCACATCAAAGTTTCAGTTCAATAGACGACGGTTCTGGATCTCGTAGCCTGATTATGGACCCACTCTCCCGTACAAAGGCTTTGCATGTCCAGGTTTCCTTCGGAGATGACGGGTCAGCTGATAAAGTGAAATATACCGTCACTTGCTATTACGCAAAGGGGTTTGAAGCATTAAGAAGAATGTGTTGCCCATCAGAGCTAGATTATATACGGTCCCTGAGTCGGTGTAAGAAATGGGGTGCTCAGGGTGGCAAGAGCAACGTCTTCTTTGCAAAGACCTTGGATGATCGGTTTATCATTAAACAGGTTACGAAGACAGAGTTGGAATCGTTTATAAAATTTGCCCCCGGATATTTTAAGTACTTGTCTGAATCAATTAGTTCTAGAAGTCCCACATGCCTCGCAAAGATTCTCGGTATTTATCAG gtTGCTACAAAGCATCTTAAAGGCgggaaagaaacaaaaattgatgTTTTGGCTATGGAGAATCTTTTGTTTCGAAGAACCTGCACGAGGCTATACGATCTCAAAGGATCTTCAAGATCTCGTTATAACCCCGATACAAGTGGAAGCAACAAAGTTTTGCTTGATCAGAACTTTATCGAATCAATGCCGACTTCCCCTATTTTCGTCGGTAATAAAGCAAAGCGGTTGTTGGAAAGAGCTGTCTGGAATGACACTGCTTTTCTTGCG TCAAGTGATGTGATGGATTACTCGTTACTGGTCGGAATCGACGAAGAGAAGCACGAGTTAGTTCTCGGAATCATTGATTTCATGAGGCAGTATACCTGGGACAAGCATCTCGAAACTTGGGTGAAGGCTTCCGGCATCCTCGGTGGGCCAAGGAATGCAGCACCAACAGTAATTTCACCGAAACAATACAAGAAAAGGTTCCGGAAAGCAATGTCGACTTATTTCCTGATGATCCCCGATCAATGGTCTTTTTCTACCATGCCAAGAAAACCTGGTTTGGATACCGGTGAAGAGAATGGGCAAATCCGGACCTCGGTTAAGTGA
- the LOC107890266 gene encoding uncharacterized protein encodes MSVITYSFPVNLPFKTSKPRVSKIVMLQNNQAPCKKSPEIQISGFSNNNKVFEDKALGVICYRDDNGEIVCEGYDEGPRFISPTLFHHRDAEILDLLQERWIQIVNSGGFKNPKNGVSNFKGNGFNKFL; translated from the exons ATGTCTGTAATTACATATTCTTTTCCTGTTAATCTCCCTTTTAAAACATCGAAACCACGTGTGAGCAAGATCGTGATGCTTCAAAACAACCAAGCTCCTTGTAAGAAATCACCGGAAATTCAGATCAGTGGTTTCTCCAACAACAATAAG GTTTTTGAGGATAAAGCTTTGGGTGTAATATGTTACAGAGATGATAATGGTGAAATAGTTTGTGAAGGGTATGATGAAGGTCCTCGTTTCATTTCTCCTACTCTTTTTCATCATAG AGATGCAGAGATCCTTGATCTTCTTCAAGAAAGATGGATTCAAATTGTTAATAGTGGAggcttcaaaaaccctaaaaatggggTTTCAAACTTCAAGGGGAATGGTTTTAACAAATTCCTTTAG